In one Carassius carassius chromosome 12, fCarCar2.1, whole genome shotgun sequence genomic region, the following are encoded:
- the fcer1gl gene encoding Fc receptor, IgE, high affinity I, gamma polypeptide like: protein MHLLDLGLILLLNAGRVAAQEDGKVCYILDGILIIYGIVLTILYCRLKMRSSGDKAFSEKREGDIYQDLGRRDVDTYDTLHPGKKKPLA from the exons ATGCATTTGCTGGACCTTGGTCTGATTCTCCTGCTCAACGCCGGACGAGTCG CTGCGCAGGAGGATGGAAAAGTGTGTTACATTCTGGATGGGATTCTGATCATTTACGGCATTGTGCTGACCATCCTTTACTGCAGATTAAAG ATGCGTTCGTCTGGAGATAAAGCTTTCTCAGAG AAACGAGAAGGAGACATTTATCAG GATCTGGGACGGCGAGACGTGGACACCTACGACACTCTCCATCCCGGGAAGAAGAAGCCTCTGGCCTGA